The Tripterygium wilfordii isolate XIE 37 chromosome 17, ASM1340144v1, whole genome shotgun sequence genome has a window encoding:
- the LOC119981830 gene encoding O-glucosyltransferase rumi homolog, with translation MNLGVLNLNLFMKTRSSITIVLFFFFISLFIGVVTVFWINDYVAEDWFASNTSLPGSTKKEYTRNCSSGNVTRTCPTTRELNQSSATTCPEYFQWIHEDLRPWQRTGISRAMLEGGQDVAHFRLVIVGGRVYVKKYKKVFQTRDVFTIWGIVQLTRLYPGMLPDLELLFYCGDKTAIKKRNYHEGSNPTSPPPVFHYCGDDDSLDIVFPDWSFWGWAEINVRPWKSLLEDIKEGNKRINWKDRLPYAYWKGNARVGGRADLMKCNVSDKYDWNGRFYLQDWYKEAEEGYKNSRLQDQCTHRYKVYIEGRGWSVSEKYILACDSMTLLVKPRYFDFFMRSMKPMQHYWPIRNNNKCRDIKFAVEWGNNHTEEAMAIGKEGSKFMSENLRMEKVYDYMFHLLREYAKLLKYKPSIPSGAEEVCSETMACAQVGVWQKFMEESMVKCPSDKPPCILLPPYEPKALQAIIGEKERTVRQLEMWETRYWKSLNTWKNSNTWHSLVKFFESIRYISK, from the exons ATGAATCTTGGAGTTCTTAATTTGAATCTGTTCATGAAGACAAGATCAAGCATAACAattgttctcttcttcttcttcatcagtcTCTTCATCGGTGTCGTCACAGTTTTCTGGATTAACGAT TATGTTGCAGAGGATTGGTTTGCTTCCAATACAAGTCTCCCTGGTAGCACAAAAAAAGAGTATACACGGAATTGCTCCAGTGGAAATGTCACAAGAACATGCCCTACCACGCGTGAACTTAATCAATCATCAGCTACTACATGTCCCGAGTATTTCCAGTGGATCCACGAAGATCTACGGCCATGGCAACGTACCGGAATATCGAGGGCGATGCTGGAAGGAGGACAAGATGTTGCACATTTTAGACTAGTGATTGTTGGTGGCAGAGTGTATGTGAAGAAGTACAAGAAGGTATTTCAAACAAGAGATGTGTTCACCATATGGGGTATTGTGCAGCTCACAAGGCTGTACCCGGGGATGCTACCAGACTTGGAGCTACTGTTTTATTGCGGAGACAAGACTGCGATCAAGAAGCGCAACTACCACGAAGGATCCAACCCCACATCTCCGCCACCGGTGTTTCATTACTGTGGAGATGATGATTCATTGGACATTGTCTTCCCTGATTGGAGCTTCTGGGGTTG GGCTGAGATCAATGTGAGGCCATGGAAAAGCTTGTTGGAAGACATAAAGGAAGGCAACAAGAGGATTAATTGGAAGGATAGGTTACCATACGCTTACTGGAAAGGAAATGCAAGGGTGGGTGGAAGGGCTGATCTCATGAAGTGCAATGTCTCGGACAAGTACGACTGGAACGGTCGGTTCTACCTTCAG GATTGGTATAAAGAAGCTGAAGAAGGATACAAGAATTCCAGACTACAAGATCAATGCACACACCG ATATAAAGTCTACATAGAAGGACGGGGATGGTCGGTGAGCGAGAAATACATACTAGCATGCGATTCCATGACACTGCTGGTAAAGCCTCGTTACTTTGATTTCTTCATGAGAAGCATGAAGCCAATGCAGCATTACTGGCCTATTAGGAATAACAACAAGTGCAGAGACATTAAGTTTGCGGTTGAATGGGGCAACAATCACACTGAAGAG GCTATGGCAATTGGGAAGGAAGGAAGCAAATTCATGAGTGAGAATTTAAGAATGGAAAAGGTGTACGATTACATGTTTCATTTGTTGAGAGAATACGCGAAACTATTGAAATATAAGCCAAGTATACCATCGGGAGCAGAGGAGGTGTGCTCGGAGACCATGGCATGTGCACAAGTCGGTGTATGGCAGAAATTCATGGAGGAGTCAATGGTGAAGTGTCCTAGTGATAAACCCCCATGTATTCTTCTTCCTCCCTATGAACCAAAGGCGCTTCAGGCCATTATTGGTGAGAAAGAGAGAACAGTGAGACAATTAGAGATGTGGGAGACTCGATATTGGAAAAGTTTGAATACATGGAAAAATTCGAATACATGGCATAGTTTGGTAAAGTTTTTTGAAAGTATTAGATATATTAGTAAATGA
- the LOC119981718 gene encoding FT-interacting protein 3-like isoform X2, with product MIGVLLFLCQFLQAITYITLHQSIFPKSMSNLKLGVEVMGAHDLMPKDGQGSSSAFVELHFDNQKFRTTTKDKDLNPVWNESFYFNISDPDDLSNMNLEAYVYSHNKTSNAKSFLGMVRLTGTSFVPISDAVALHYPLEKRGIFSRVKGELGLKVFVTNDPSIRPTNPLPAMQSSSADSRSTQARGLVEELLSSVMNPFSKHKAESRQTFRHLPNQKNVQEKQHISTAANEQPINFAANEMKSEPQASNVVRMYSGPSSQPADYALKETSPFLGGGQVVGGRVIRGDRPAGTYDLVEQMGYLFVRVVKARDLPSKDVTGSLDPYVEVKIGNYKGVTKYYEKQQNPAWSEVFAFARDRMQSSLMEVVVKDKDLIKDDFVGIVKFDLNEIPTRVPPDSPLAPEWYRLEDRKGEKVKGELMLAVWYGTQADEAFPDAWHSDAITTSDGSSFISMAIRSKVYHSPRLWYVRVNVIEAQDLIVDKNRIPDACVKVHIGNQILRTKIVQTRTMNPVWNEDFMFVAAEPFDDHLILSVEDRVGSNKDETLGKVVIPLNTVEKRADDRFIRSRWFSLEKSTSDALDEKQAKKDKFSSRLHVRVCLDGGYHVLDEPTQYSSDLRPTAKQLWKSSIGVLELGILNADGLQPMKTRDGKGTTDTYCVAKYGHKWIRTRTIVNSLSPKYNEQYTWEVYDPATVLTVGVFDDNQIGGSNGNKDMKVGKVRVRISTLESGRVYTHSYPLLVLQRSGVKKMGELHLAIRFTYTSLVNMMYQYSRPLLPKMHYVRPLTMMQQDMLRHQAVSIVAARLSRAEPPLRKEVVEYMSDADSHLWSMRRSKANFFRLMTVLSGFLVVGKWFGEVCMWKNPITTVLAHLLFVMLVCFPELILPTVFLYMFLIGVWNFRSRPRYPPHMNPRISYADAVHPDELDEEFDTFPSSRSSEIIRMRYDRLRSVAGRIQSVVGDVATQGERILGLLSWRDPRATVIFMIFCLVAAMTLYMTPFQALALLAGFFVMRHPKFRHKMPSAPVNFFRRLPARTDSML from the exons ATGATAG GTGTTCTGCTTTTTCTTTGCCAGTTTCTGCAAGCAATTACATATATTACCCTTCACCAGTCGATTTTTCCTAAATCGATGAGTAATCTCAAGCTCGGGGTTGAGGTCATGGGTGCTCATGATCTCATGCCAAAAGATGGGCAGGGCTCATCCAGTGCTTTTGTGGAGCTTCATTTTGACAACCAGAAATTTCGCACGACTACAAAAGACAAAGATCTCAACCCTGTTTGGAATGAGAGTTTTTATTTCAACATTTCTGATCCAGATGACCTATCAAATATGAATCTTGAGGCCTACGTTTACAGCCATAATAAAACGAGCAATGCCAAATCGTTTCTTGGAATGGTCCGACTCACTGGAACGTCATTTGTTCCCATTTCTGACGCTGTTGCTCTGCATTATCCTCTGGAGAAACGAGGCATCTTCTCTCGTGTCAAAGGAGAGCTTGGCTTGAAAGTCTTCGTCACTAATGACCCTTCCATAAGACCTACAAATCCTCTTCCTGCAATGCAATCCTCGTCTGCAGATTCTCGCTCAACCCAAGCTCGGGGATTGGTAGAAGAACTTCTAAGCTCGGTCATGAATCCATTCTCTAAACACAAGGCTGAGTCAAGGCAAACATTTCGTCATCTTCCAAACCAGAAAAATGTGCAAGAGAAGCAACACATTTCTACAGCAGCGAATGAACAACCAATTAATTTTGCAGCTAATGAGATGAAGTCTGAACCACAGGCTTCGAATGTTGTTCGCATGTATTCTGGTCCCTCATCACAACCAGCTGATTATGCACTTAAAGAGACAAGCCCTTTCCTGGGAGGAGGGCAAGTTGTTGGAGGACGAGTCATACGAGGAGACCGGCCAGCTGGCACTTATGATCTTGTTGAACAGATGGGATACCTTTTTGTACGAGTTGTTAAAGCTCGTGACCTTCCCTCCAAGGATGTGACGGGGAGCCTTGACCCATATGTAGAAGTAAAAATTGGAAACTACAAAGGAGTTACAAAGTACTATGAGAAGCAGCAAAATCCTGCATGGAGTGAGGTGTTTGCCTTCGCAAGGGATAGGATGCAGTCTTCTCTGATGGAAGTTGTGGTCAAAGACAAGGATCTGATCAAAGATGACTTTGTGGGAATTGTAAAGTTTGATCTCAATGAAATTCCTACAAGAGTTCCACCGGACAGTCCTTTGGCTCCAGAATGGTATAGGCTTGAAGATAGGAAAGGAGAGAAAGTGAAAGGGGAACTGATGCTTGCTGTCTGGTATGGAACTCAAGCTGATGAGGCTTTTCCTGATGCTTGGCATTCAGATGCAATCACTACCTCAGATGGCTCTTCATTCATCTCTATGGCCATTCGCTCTAAAGTTTACCATTCTCCAAGATTATGGTATGTTCGTGTTAATGTGATTGAAGCACAGGACTTGATTGTAGACAAGAATCGCATCCCTGATGCATGTGTTAAAGTACATATTGGTAACCAgattttaaggacaaaaatagTTCAAACTCGTACTATGAATCCAGTCTGGAATGAGGATTTCATGTTTGTTGCTGCTGAACCCTTTGATGATCATTTGATTCTTTCGGTTGAAGATCGTGTAGGATCCAACAAGGATGAGACCTTGGGAAAAGTTGTTATACCATTGAACACTGTTGAGAAGCGTGCTGATGATCGGTTCATCCGGAGTCGGTGGTTCAGTCTTGAAAAGTCTACCTCAGATGCATTGGATGAGAAGCAGGCGAAGAAAGATAAATTTTCTAGCAGACTTCACGTTCGTGTCTGCCTTGATGGAGGATACCATGTGCTCGACGAGCCAACTCAATACAGCAGTGATCTCCGACCCACAGCTAAGCAGCTCTGGAAGTCATCAATTGGTGTGTTGGAGCTCGGCATTCTAAATGCTGATGGGCTCCAACCAATGAAAACAAGAGATGGAAAGGGTACAACGGATACATATTGTGTTGCAAAATATGGTCACAAGTGGATTAGGACGCGAACCATAGTCAACAGCCTTAGCCCAAAGTACAATGAGCAATATACCTGGGAGGTTTATGATCCAGCCACGGTGCTGACTGTTGGAGTTTTTGATGACAACCAGATTGGTGGTTCAAATGGCAACAAGGATATGAAAGTTGGGAAGGTTCGAGTTCGAATTTCCACTCTTGAAAGTGGGCGTGTTTATACGCACTCCTACCCGCTGCTGGTTCTGCAACGTTCTGGTGTGAAAAAGATGGGCGAGCTGCATCTGGCAATACGGTTTACATACACATCACTGGTGAACATGATGTATCAATATTCTCGACCCCTTTTGCCAAAGATGCACTATGTAAGGCCATTGACCATGATGCAGCAGGACATGCTGCGTCACCAAGCTGTCAGTATAGTGGCCGCTCGTCTTAGTCGTGCAGAACCTCCCCTTAGGAAAGAAGTAGTTGAATACATGTCTGATGCTGACTCTCATCTTTGGAGCATGAGGCGCAGCAAGGCAAACTTTTTCCGTTTGATGACAGTTTTATCAGGATTTCTTGTTGTTGGAAAATGGTTTGGGGAAGTATGCATGTGGAAGAACCCCATTACAACAGTGCTGGCACATCTCCTCTTTGTGATGCTTGTGTGCTTTCCAGAACTAATTCTTCCTACTGTGTTTCTGTACATGTTCCTTATTGGGGTTTGGAACTTTCGTTCTCGGCCAAGATACCCTCCACACATGAACCCAAGAATATCTTATGCAGATGCTGTGCATCCTGATGAGCTTGATGAGGAGTTTGACACATTTCCATCATCACGCAGCTCAGAGATTATCCGTATGAGGTACGATCGACTGAGGAGTGTTGCAGGGAGGATTCAGTCTGTTGTGGGAGATGTGGCTACCCAAGGGGAGCGGATATTGGGGCTCCTGAGCTGGCGAGATCCTCGCGCCACAGTTATATTTATGATATTCTGTCTTGTGGCTGCCATGACATTATATATGACCCCTTTTCAGGCTCTAGCTCTTCTAGCTGGGTTTTTTGTCATGAGGCATCCCAAGTTCAGGCATAAAATGCCATCAGCTCCCGTTAACTTCTTCCGTCGTTTGCCTGCTAGGACGGATAGTATGCTTTAA
- the LOC119981718 gene encoding FT-interacting protein 3-like isoform X1 translates to MLISVCVGYCLIVNRLQLLTRFLQAITYITLHQSIFPKSMSNLKLGVEVMGAHDLMPKDGQGSSSAFVELHFDNQKFRTTTKDKDLNPVWNESFYFNISDPDDLSNMNLEAYVYSHNKTSNAKSFLGMVRLTGTSFVPISDAVALHYPLEKRGIFSRVKGELGLKVFVTNDPSIRPTNPLPAMQSSSADSRSTQARGLVEELLSSVMNPFSKHKAESRQTFRHLPNQKNVQEKQHISTAANEQPINFAANEMKSEPQASNVVRMYSGPSSQPADYALKETSPFLGGGQVVGGRVIRGDRPAGTYDLVEQMGYLFVRVVKARDLPSKDVTGSLDPYVEVKIGNYKGVTKYYEKQQNPAWSEVFAFARDRMQSSLMEVVVKDKDLIKDDFVGIVKFDLNEIPTRVPPDSPLAPEWYRLEDRKGEKVKGELMLAVWYGTQADEAFPDAWHSDAITTSDGSSFISMAIRSKVYHSPRLWYVRVNVIEAQDLIVDKNRIPDACVKVHIGNQILRTKIVQTRTMNPVWNEDFMFVAAEPFDDHLILSVEDRVGSNKDETLGKVVIPLNTVEKRADDRFIRSRWFSLEKSTSDALDEKQAKKDKFSSRLHVRVCLDGGYHVLDEPTQYSSDLRPTAKQLWKSSIGVLELGILNADGLQPMKTRDGKGTTDTYCVAKYGHKWIRTRTIVNSLSPKYNEQYTWEVYDPATVLTVGVFDDNQIGGSNGNKDMKVGKVRVRISTLESGRVYTHSYPLLVLQRSGVKKMGELHLAIRFTYTSLVNMMYQYSRPLLPKMHYVRPLTMMQQDMLRHQAVSIVAARLSRAEPPLRKEVVEYMSDADSHLWSMRRSKANFFRLMTVLSGFLVVGKWFGEVCMWKNPITTVLAHLLFVMLVCFPELILPTVFLYMFLIGVWNFRSRPRYPPHMNPRISYADAVHPDELDEEFDTFPSSRSSEIIRMRYDRLRSVAGRIQSVVGDVATQGERILGLLSWRDPRATVIFMIFCLVAAMTLYMTPFQALALLAGFFVMRHPKFRHKMPSAPVNFFRRLPARTDSML, encoded by the exons ATGTTAATTTCAGTTTGTGTGGGTTATTGCTTGATAGTTAATAGGCTACAACTCCTGACTCGG TTTCTGCAAGCAATTACATATATTACCCTTCACCAGTCGATTTTTCCTAAATCGATGAGTAATCTCAAGCTCGGGGTTGAGGTCATGGGTGCTCATGATCTCATGCCAAAAGATGGGCAGGGCTCATCCAGTGCTTTTGTGGAGCTTCATTTTGACAACCAGAAATTTCGCACGACTACAAAAGACAAAGATCTCAACCCTGTTTGGAATGAGAGTTTTTATTTCAACATTTCTGATCCAGATGACCTATCAAATATGAATCTTGAGGCCTACGTTTACAGCCATAATAAAACGAGCAATGCCAAATCGTTTCTTGGAATGGTCCGACTCACTGGAACGTCATTTGTTCCCATTTCTGACGCTGTTGCTCTGCATTATCCTCTGGAGAAACGAGGCATCTTCTCTCGTGTCAAAGGAGAGCTTGGCTTGAAAGTCTTCGTCACTAATGACCCTTCCATAAGACCTACAAATCCTCTTCCTGCAATGCAATCCTCGTCTGCAGATTCTCGCTCAACCCAAGCTCGGGGATTGGTAGAAGAACTTCTAAGCTCGGTCATGAATCCATTCTCTAAACACAAGGCTGAGTCAAGGCAAACATTTCGTCATCTTCCAAACCAGAAAAATGTGCAAGAGAAGCAACACATTTCTACAGCAGCGAATGAACAACCAATTAATTTTGCAGCTAATGAGATGAAGTCTGAACCACAGGCTTCGAATGTTGTTCGCATGTATTCTGGTCCCTCATCACAACCAGCTGATTATGCACTTAAAGAGACAAGCCCTTTCCTGGGAGGAGGGCAAGTTGTTGGAGGACGAGTCATACGAGGAGACCGGCCAGCTGGCACTTATGATCTTGTTGAACAGATGGGATACCTTTTTGTACGAGTTGTTAAAGCTCGTGACCTTCCCTCCAAGGATGTGACGGGGAGCCTTGACCCATATGTAGAAGTAAAAATTGGAAACTACAAAGGAGTTACAAAGTACTATGAGAAGCAGCAAAATCCTGCATGGAGTGAGGTGTTTGCCTTCGCAAGGGATAGGATGCAGTCTTCTCTGATGGAAGTTGTGGTCAAAGACAAGGATCTGATCAAAGATGACTTTGTGGGAATTGTAAAGTTTGATCTCAATGAAATTCCTACAAGAGTTCCACCGGACAGTCCTTTGGCTCCAGAATGGTATAGGCTTGAAGATAGGAAAGGAGAGAAAGTGAAAGGGGAACTGATGCTTGCTGTCTGGTATGGAACTCAAGCTGATGAGGCTTTTCCTGATGCTTGGCATTCAGATGCAATCACTACCTCAGATGGCTCTTCATTCATCTCTATGGCCATTCGCTCTAAAGTTTACCATTCTCCAAGATTATGGTATGTTCGTGTTAATGTGATTGAAGCACAGGACTTGATTGTAGACAAGAATCGCATCCCTGATGCATGTGTTAAAGTACATATTGGTAACCAgattttaaggacaaaaatagTTCAAACTCGTACTATGAATCCAGTCTGGAATGAGGATTTCATGTTTGTTGCTGCTGAACCCTTTGATGATCATTTGATTCTTTCGGTTGAAGATCGTGTAGGATCCAACAAGGATGAGACCTTGGGAAAAGTTGTTATACCATTGAACACTGTTGAGAAGCGTGCTGATGATCGGTTCATCCGGAGTCGGTGGTTCAGTCTTGAAAAGTCTACCTCAGATGCATTGGATGAGAAGCAGGCGAAGAAAGATAAATTTTCTAGCAGACTTCACGTTCGTGTCTGCCTTGATGGAGGATACCATGTGCTCGACGAGCCAACTCAATACAGCAGTGATCTCCGACCCACAGCTAAGCAGCTCTGGAAGTCATCAATTGGTGTGTTGGAGCTCGGCATTCTAAATGCTGATGGGCTCCAACCAATGAAAACAAGAGATGGAAAGGGTACAACGGATACATATTGTGTTGCAAAATATGGTCACAAGTGGATTAGGACGCGAACCATAGTCAACAGCCTTAGCCCAAAGTACAATGAGCAATATACCTGGGAGGTTTATGATCCAGCCACGGTGCTGACTGTTGGAGTTTTTGATGACAACCAGATTGGTGGTTCAAATGGCAACAAGGATATGAAAGTTGGGAAGGTTCGAGTTCGAATTTCCACTCTTGAAAGTGGGCGTGTTTATACGCACTCCTACCCGCTGCTGGTTCTGCAACGTTCTGGTGTGAAAAAGATGGGCGAGCTGCATCTGGCAATACGGTTTACATACACATCACTGGTGAACATGATGTATCAATATTCTCGACCCCTTTTGCCAAAGATGCACTATGTAAGGCCATTGACCATGATGCAGCAGGACATGCTGCGTCACCAAGCTGTCAGTATAGTGGCCGCTCGTCTTAGTCGTGCAGAACCTCCCCTTAGGAAAGAAGTAGTTGAATACATGTCTGATGCTGACTCTCATCTTTGGAGCATGAGGCGCAGCAAGGCAAACTTTTTCCGTTTGATGACAGTTTTATCAGGATTTCTTGTTGTTGGAAAATGGTTTGGGGAAGTATGCATGTGGAAGAACCCCATTACAACAGTGCTGGCACATCTCCTCTTTGTGATGCTTGTGTGCTTTCCAGAACTAATTCTTCCTACTGTGTTTCTGTACATGTTCCTTATTGGGGTTTGGAACTTTCGTTCTCGGCCAAGATACCCTCCACACATGAACCCAAGAATATCTTATGCAGATGCTGTGCATCCTGATGAGCTTGATGAGGAGTTTGACACATTTCCATCATCACGCAGCTCAGAGATTATCCGTATGAGGTACGATCGACTGAGGAGTGTTGCAGGGAGGATTCAGTCTGTTGTGGGAGATGTGGCTACCCAAGGGGAGCGGATATTGGGGCTCCTGAGCTGGCGAGATCCTCGCGCCACAGTTATATTTATGATATTCTGTCTTGTGGCTGCCATGACATTATATATGACCCCTTTTCAGGCTCTAGCTCTTCTAGCTGGGTTTTTTGTCATGAGGCATCCCAAGTTCAGGCATAAAATGCCATCAGCTCCCGTTAACTTCTTCCGTCGTTTGCCTGCTAGGACGGATAGTATGCTTTAA
- the LOC119981718 gene encoding FT-interacting protein 3-like isoform X3, translating to MSNLKLGVEVMGAHDLMPKDGQGSSSAFVELHFDNQKFRTTTKDKDLNPVWNESFYFNISDPDDLSNMNLEAYVYSHNKTSNAKSFLGMVRLTGTSFVPISDAVALHYPLEKRGIFSRVKGELGLKVFVTNDPSIRPTNPLPAMQSSSADSRSTQARGLVEELLSSVMNPFSKHKAESRQTFRHLPNQKNVQEKQHISTAANEQPINFAANEMKSEPQASNVVRMYSGPSSQPADYALKETSPFLGGGQVVGGRVIRGDRPAGTYDLVEQMGYLFVRVVKARDLPSKDVTGSLDPYVEVKIGNYKGVTKYYEKQQNPAWSEVFAFARDRMQSSLMEVVVKDKDLIKDDFVGIVKFDLNEIPTRVPPDSPLAPEWYRLEDRKGEKVKGELMLAVWYGTQADEAFPDAWHSDAITTSDGSSFISMAIRSKVYHSPRLWYVRVNVIEAQDLIVDKNRIPDACVKVHIGNQILRTKIVQTRTMNPVWNEDFMFVAAEPFDDHLILSVEDRVGSNKDETLGKVVIPLNTVEKRADDRFIRSRWFSLEKSTSDALDEKQAKKDKFSSRLHVRVCLDGGYHVLDEPTQYSSDLRPTAKQLWKSSIGVLELGILNADGLQPMKTRDGKGTTDTYCVAKYGHKWIRTRTIVNSLSPKYNEQYTWEVYDPATVLTVGVFDDNQIGGSNGNKDMKVGKVRVRISTLESGRVYTHSYPLLVLQRSGVKKMGELHLAIRFTYTSLVNMMYQYSRPLLPKMHYVRPLTMMQQDMLRHQAVSIVAARLSRAEPPLRKEVVEYMSDADSHLWSMRRSKANFFRLMTVLSGFLVVGKWFGEVCMWKNPITTVLAHLLFVMLVCFPELILPTVFLYMFLIGVWNFRSRPRYPPHMNPRISYADAVHPDELDEEFDTFPSSRSSEIIRMRYDRLRSVAGRIQSVVGDVATQGERILGLLSWRDPRATVIFMIFCLVAAMTLYMTPFQALALLAGFFVMRHPKFRHKMPSAPVNFFRRLPARTDSML from the coding sequence ATGAGTAATCTCAAGCTCGGGGTTGAGGTCATGGGTGCTCATGATCTCATGCCAAAAGATGGGCAGGGCTCATCCAGTGCTTTTGTGGAGCTTCATTTTGACAACCAGAAATTTCGCACGACTACAAAAGACAAAGATCTCAACCCTGTTTGGAATGAGAGTTTTTATTTCAACATTTCTGATCCAGATGACCTATCAAATATGAATCTTGAGGCCTACGTTTACAGCCATAATAAAACGAGCAATGCCAAATCGTTTCTTGGAATGGTCCGACTCACTGGAACGTCATTTGTTCCCATTTCTGACGCTGTTGCTCTGCATTATCCTCTGGAGAAACGAGGCATCTTCTCTCGTGTCAAAGGAGAGCTTGGCTTGAAAGTCTTCGTCACTAATGACCCTTCCATAAGACCTACAAATCCTCTTCCTGCAATGCAATCCTCGTCTGCAGATTCTCGCTCAACCCAAGCTCGGGGATTGGTAGAAGAACTTCTAAGCTCGGTCATGAATCCATTCTCTAAACACAAGGCTGAGTCAAGGCAAACATTTCGTCATCTTCCAAACCAGAAAAATGTGCAAGAGAAGCAACACATTTCTACAGCAGCGAATGAACAACCAATTAATTTTGCAGCTAATGAGATGAAGTCTGAACCACAGGCTTCGAATGTTGTTCGCATGTATTCTGGTCCCTCATCACAACCAGCTGATTATGCACTTAAAGAGACAAGCCCTTTCCTGGGAGGAGGGCAAGTTGTTGGAGGACGAGTCATACGAGGAGACCGGCCAGCTGGCACTTATGATCTTGTTGAACAGATGGGATACCTTTTTGTACGAGTTGTTAAAGCTCGTGACCTTCCCTCCAAGGATGTGACGGGGAGCCTTGACCCATATGTAGAAGTAAAAATTGGAAACTACAAAGGAGTTACAAAGTACTATGAGAAGCAGCAAAATCCTGCATGGAGTGAGGTGTTTGCCTTCGCAAGGGATAGGATGCAGTCTTCTCTGATGGAAGTTGTGGTCAAAGACAAGGATCTGATCAAAGATGACTTTGTGGGAATTGTAAAGTTTGATCTCAATGAAATTCCTACAAGAGTTCCACCGGACAGTCCTTTGGCTCCAGAATGGTATAGGCTTGAAGATAGGAAAGGAGAGAAAGTGAAAGGGGAACTGATGCTTGCTGTCTGGTATGGAACTCAAGCTGATGAGGCTTTTCCTGATGCTTGGCATTCAGATGCAATCACTACCTCAGATGGCTCTTCATTCATCTCTATGGCCATTCGCTCTAAAGTTTACCATTCTCCAAGATTATGGTATGTTCGTGTTAATGTGATTGAAGCACAGGACTTGATTGTAGACAAGAATCGCATCCCTGATGCATGTGTTAAAGTACATATTGGTAACCAgattttaaggacaaaaatagTTCAAACTCGTACTATGAATCCAGTCTGGAATGAGGATTTCATGTTTGTTGCTGCTGAACCCTTTGATGATCATTTGATTCTTTCGGTTGAAGATCGTGTAGGATCCAACAAGGATGAGACCTTGGGAAAAGTTGTTATACCATTGAACACTGTTGAGAAGCGTGCTGATGATCGGTTCATCCGGAGTCGGTGGTTCAGTCTTGAAAAGTCTACCTCAGATGCATTGGATGAGAAGCAGGCGAAGAAAGATAAATTTTCTAGCAGACTTCACGTTCGTGTCTGCCTTGATGGAGGATACCATGTGCTCGACGAGCCAACTCAATACAGCAGTGATCTCCGACCCACAGCTAAGCAGCTCTGGAAGTCATCAATTGGTGTGTTGGAGCTCGGCATTCTAAATGCTGATGGGCTCCAACCAATGAAAACAAGAGATGGAAAGGGTACAACGGATACATATTGTGTTGCAAAATATGGTCACAAGTGGATTAGGACGCGAACCATAGTCAACAGCCTTAGCCCAAAGTACAATGAGCAATATACCTGGGAGGTTTATGATCCAGCCACGGTGCTGACTGTTGGAGTTTTTGATGACAACCAGATTGGTGGTTCAAATGGCAACAAGGATATGAAAGTTGGGAAGGTTCGAGTTCGAATTTCCACTCTTGAAAGTGGGCGTGTTTATACGCACTCCTACCCGCTGCTGGTTCTGCAACGTTCTGGTGTGAAAAAGATGGGCGAGCTGCATCTGGCAATACGGTTTACATACACATCACTGGTGAACATGATGTATCAATATTCTCGACCCCTTTTGCCAAAGATGCACTATGTAAGGCCATTGACCATGATGCAGCAGGACATGCTGCGTCACCAAGCTGTCAGTATAGTGGCCGCTCGTCTTAGTCGTGCAGAACCTCCCCTTAGGAAAGAAGTAGTTGAATACATGTCTGATGCTGACTCTCATCTTTGGAGCATGAGGCGCAGCAAGGCAAACTTTTTCCGTTTGATGACAGTTTTATCAGGATTTCTTGTTGTTGGAAAATGGTTTGGGGAAGTATGCATGTGGAAGAACCCCATTACAACAGTGCTGGCACATCTCCTCTTTGTGATGCTTGTGTGCTTTCCAGAACTAATTCTTCCTACTGTGTTTCTGTACATGTTCCTTATTGGGGTTTGGAACTTTCGTTCTCGGCCAAGATACCCTCCACACATGAACCCAAGAATATCTTATGCAGATGCTGTGCATCCTGATGAGCTTGATGAGGAGTTTGACACATTTCCATCATCACGCAGCTCAGAGATTATCCGTATGAGGTACGATCGACTGAGGAGTGTTGCAGGGAGGATTCAGTCTGTTGTGGGAGATGTGGCTACCCAAGGGGAGCGGATATTGGGGCTCCTGAGCTGGCGAGATCCTCGCGCCACAGTTATATTTATGATATTCTGTCTTGTGGCTGCCATGACATTATATATGACCCCTTTTCAGGCTCTAGCTCTTCTAGCTGGGTTTTTTGTCATGAGGCATCCCAAGTTCAGGCATAAAATGCCATCAGCTCCCGTTAACTTCTTCCGTCGTTTGCCTGCTAGGACGGATAGTATGCTTTAA